A window of Flavobacterium flavigenum contains these coding sequences:
- a CDS encoding PepSY domain-containing protein, with product MTLSFWRYAHLSLALFSSVFLILASVTGIILAIDAAQEKTLPYKGAGFNQITLGETLPVLRKAYPEITELSVDYNQFVTLQAIDENGDDINAYIDPKTGKILGTPEKKSEFIQWITGFHRSLFLHEAGRFFVGTISFCLLLISISGFVLVLKRQRGIRNFFSKVIKEYFAQYYHVVLGRLALIPIFIIALTGTYLSLERFNFFMGDNKVKPVKTELSEEAKKTSIFKNTFLSDIKKIEFPFTDDPEEYYIIELKDREIEVNQITGAVVSEKRFPNTVPLSALSLDLHTGRINAVWAIILALACVNILFFIYSGFTITLKRRSSRIKNKYKAHESSIILLVGSENGSTFRFANAILNQLTDQGHKAFISELNRFSVYPKAEHIIVFSSTHGLGDAPSNGTQFKSLLNKQHQQQKINFSVVGFGSESYPDFCKFAVEIDQLLENQNWAERFLELQTVNDKSAVEFVNWVKLWSKKTGIPLAVTPSLYNHVPKGLQKLMVLDKTAISETEHTFILTLRANMRAKFKSGDLLAIYPANDSRERLYSIGNHSGNIQLVVKLHPHGLGSGFLNNLEIGNILKARIISNKSFHFPDKAPKVALISNGTGIAPFLGMIEQNKKKTETHLYSGFRIETETVSGYKKFSDEMIQRQKLMGFHLALSREGDHIYVMDLIKRDADFFIDLLQQGGVIMICGSLAMQKDVEAILNELCLINSIKNLYDYKKNGQLLTDCY from the coding sequence ATGACTCTATCTTTCTGGCGTTACGCACACCTTTCCCTGGCCTTATTTTCTTCTGTTTTTTTAATTTTGGCTTCGGTAACCGGAATCATTCTGGCGATTGATGCGGCCCAGGAAAAGACACTGCCATACAAAGGAGCCGGTTTTAATCAGATAACTTTAGGGGAAACACTGCCAGTACTAAGAAAAGCATATCCTGAAATTACAGAGTTGAGTGTCGATTACAACCAGTTTGTAACCCTGCAGGCAATTGACGAAAATGGAGATGACATTAACGCTTACATCGATCCAAAAACAGGTAAAATATTAGGTACGCCTGAGAAAAAAAGCGAATTTATTCAATGGATTACGGGGTTTCACCGCTCTTTGTTTCTTCATGAAGCTGGACGTTTTTTTGTGGGAACAATCTCTTTTTGCCTACTACTAATATCAATTTCGGGTTTTGTTCTTGTTTTGAAAAGACAGCGCGGAATCCGAAATTTCTTTTCTAAAGTCATTAAAGAATATTTTGCGCAGTATTACCATGTCGTTTTAGGACGACTGGCTTTAATTCCGATTTTCATTATTGCACTCACCGGAACTTATCTTTCGCTTGAAAGATTCAACTTTTTTATGGGTGATAACAAAGTAAAGCCTGTAAAAACGGAACTATCGGAAGAAGCGAAAAAAACTTCCATATTCAAAAATACCTTTCTTTCTGATATAAAAAAAATAGAATTCCCTTTTACGGATGATCCGGAAGAATACTACATCATCGAATTAAAAGACCGTGAAATTGAAGTAAATCAGATTACGGGAGCTGTTGTTTCAGAAAAACGCTTCCCTAATACCGTTCCGTTATCTGCGTTGAGTCTTGATCTTCATACAGGAAGAATAAATGCAGTCTGGGCTATCATTTTGGCTTTAGCCTGTGTCAATATCCTTTTCTTTATTTATTCGGGATTTACGATTACTCTAAAACGACGCTCCAGCCGTATAAAAAATAAATATAAAGCTCACGAAAGTAGTATCATTCTTTTAGTGGGTTCTGAAAACGGGAGCACTTTCAGGTTTGCCAATGCAATTCTGAACCAATTAACCGATCAGGGACACAAGGCTTTTATATCCGAATTGAACCGGTTTTCTGTGTATCCAAAAGCGGAGCATATTATTGTTTTTTCTTCAACGCACGGTTTAGGTGATGCCCCATCAAACGGAACGCAGTTTAAATCGCTTTTGAACAAACAGCATCAACAACAAAAAATCAATTTTTCAGTAGTAGGCTTTGGTTCAGAATCGTATCCCGACTTTTGCAAGTTTGCAGTTGAAATCGATCAGCTTTTAGAAAACCAAAACTGGGCAGAACGTTTTCTGGAACTGCAGACCGTTAATGATAAATCGGCAGTTGAATTTGTAAACTGGGTGAAGTTATGGAGTAAAAAAACCGGAATTCCGTTAGCTGTTACTCCGTCTTTATACAACCATGTTCCCAAAGGACTGCAAAAACTCATGGTTTTAGACAAAACAGCTATTTCTGAAACAGAACATACTTTTATCCTAACATTACGGGCCAATATGCGGGCTAAATTCAAATCCGGAGATTTACTGGCCATTTATCCTGCTAATGATTCGCGCGAACGCCTCTACTCTATCGGAAATCATTCCGGAAACATTCAGCTGGTTGTCAAACTGCATCCTCATGGATTAGGTTCTGGATTTTTAAATAATCTTGAAATAGGAAATATCCTCAAAGCCCGAATCATAAGCAACAAGTCTTTTCATTTTCCAGACAAAGCTCCAAAAGTAGCCCTGATCTCTAACGGAACCGGAATTGCACCCTTTCTGGGAATGATTGAGCAAAACAAGAAAAAAACGGAAACCCATTTATACTCTGGCTTCAGAATTGAAACCGAAACCGTTTCAGGTTATAAAAAGTTTTCAGATGAAATGATTCAGAGACAAAAACTTATGGGTTTTCATTTGGCACTTTCACGTGAAGGAGACCACATTTACGTGATGGATTTAATAAAACGTGACGCTGATTTTTTTATTGATTTATTACAGCAAGGCGGTGTTATCATGATTTGCGGTTCGCTAGCCATGCAAAAAGATGTTGAAGCAATTCTGAACGAGTTATGTCTGATAAACAGCATTAAAAATCTTTATGATTATAAGAAAAACGGACAATTACTAACTGATTGCTATTAA